The Musa acuminata AAA Group cultivar baxijiao chromosome BXJ2-5, Cavendish_Baxijiao_AAA, whole genome shotgun sequence genomic interval GTGTCTCGTTCATCTTAGAACATGATCACAATGATCAGAGACACAGCAGCGGCATGTTGAGTATGATCATAGGGTTTGTGTGAAAACCAGgactcctttttgttcttgcatcCAAGTATGAAGCATACATGTTCTCTGAACAAGGCAACTTTTACCAGCTGTCTATATAAATCCATGAAGGCACTTGTTTTAGACTTGGTGAATGCTTCTTTAATCTGTTAAGAACATTTGATGTTCTTGTTTCAGCAATTATCATGTCAATAGGTAGAAGCAGTGGAACAATCAATATTGCAACAGTAGATGTCCAATAAATCTATGAGCAAGGACAATTTATTTATGCAGATAGTAAATCGTCTGCTTCCTTTATATCTTTTGATTGAAAAATGTCTGCTTCCCTCGGAACAATGACTGCTTCAATGTGTCATGGAAAGCTTCATGTGGAACAACGCTCTTAATCCACAGCTTATCATCAGTATTAGCTAAAGATTATAACACAAACAAGCTCGATAAATGGCATGATGTGCGAACATGAGTATTAGCTAAAGATGGTTCGTTAGGTCACGCTTTGATTAGCTGACGCTCGGATGGATCATATGGCCTTCAATGATTCCACCTGCGTCTTCCCCGTCGGCCCATTCTTCCTGACGTGCATGCGGTACTCGTCGAAGGTCGTCGCCTGGTAGAGCGGCGGCCTCTGCGGCGTCACGAGCTGGCCGACCGGCGCGATCGGCCAGTCGCTCCGCGGATTGTAGAAGAAGGCGAGCGACAGTCTCTCCTGCGCTGCATTCACTGTCACTCGATGTTCCACGCTCTTATACTTTGCGTTACTCAAAATCTGTAGCATTAACACAAGaaatataagatatatatatacatatatatatttacccACGTATGATTGGAACAAGTGGCAGAAGACACAAGCTGGGTGGTGAGATGGGTCAACGGAATCATAAAGTAACGCTCACAACGAACACCGCAAGAGGAAGGTTGTAAGAGTGAACGAGGAAGGTTGCGGAGGGAAGACAACTTTGCAGACAAGCGTCGTCTCACAGGACATGGTTGAGATATGCTTGCATGTGACTCCAGTTTCCCTGGACGACGTAAAGATCCGCGGGAACAAAACGGCTAAAACTTTGACCTCGAGGAatcgccgagagagagagagagagagagagagagcgagagcacCTGAATCTGGTCGCCGATGTTGACGATGAAAGCGCCGGCGACGGGCTGGACGGTCACCCAATCGTCGCCTCTCCGAACTTGGAGGCCCTTGACGGAGTCGTCAGCCAGGAGGGCGGTGAGGCCGCCCGGGTCGGAGTGCGGGGAGAGGCCGAGGGTGAGCTCCGGCTGCGGGCACCTCGGATAGTAGTTCACACGGAGGCAGGCGCCTACGTCGTCGCCTCCGAAGGCGGCCTGCAGTTGATCCACGTCCAAGCCCAGGCTTATGGATAGCACCTTCATCAGCGTCCCACACAGCTTCACCATCTCGTCTCCGTACTCCTGCACCGTCTGCCTGTTCAATCACAATCATGCACGTCCATTGTAAATATAGGTCCATATAATTGGGCTTATTCCGTTCTTACTGTCCTGTCATATGAGTTATTGCGCTTGATATGCACCTGCAAGAAGACGGCAGGGCAGGCCATTTGTCTTGGTTCTTAATGGACTCGGGGAGGAGGTGGAGGTAGAAGTAGTCACCCCAATCCAAGATGGCACCTTTTTCGACGCCGACGCGGCTGCCGTAGCCTTCGTAAGTCCTGGGGTTGTTGGCGTACGCTTGCTTCTCCGCCATGGGGAGGCGGAAGAAGCCACGCCATACCTCCCGGACCTTCCTGACCAGGTCCGGGCTCACCCCGTGGTTCACCACCTGGAAGAATCCCCAGGAGCGGCACGCGTCCGCCACGGCGCAGATGGTGGCGCGGCATTCAGCCGCGCCCTCCGCCAGCCCTCCCAGGTCGATCACCGGGATGTGGGGCGTGGCGACGCCTTTGTCCGACGACGGGCGCTCGGACGGCGGCTTAATGTACAGGTCTGGAATCGTCGTCAGAGCGCTGTCCGACAAGGCCTGGACATGAACAACCGGTTCTGGCCATTCCTGAAGGCAGTCCATGAGCTTACTGCAACTCCAAGCTCCAGAAGCAGAGACGATGACAACCCCAACAACAACGGTATCACAGTAGGCGAACTTGTTTGTTTGGCCACAACCATAAGCGTCATCTGGGGGTGCGTATATATAGACGAGGATGGAGAGGGTGAACCGAAGGGAGAGTAGAAATGCCGTGAAAGAGAGGGATTAGTGGTGATGGCGACGGTGTAACGTTTGGCTTGTAATGCTGCGAAAGAGACGCAGAATCAAATGTGTTTAAAATTGCATGCATAAAAGCGTTGTTGCGATTCATAAATGAAGGAGAGATAATCCAGTTGAGGTCGGGGAGATTAGAGCCGATTGGTGTTTTGCTTTGAGCGTATCAACAATTTCGCAAATCATAATGCACAATGAAACATTATCATTCATCGTCCTTTGATTGggttgacacacacacacacacaaacacatcaTCCACCACCGAGTCATTCGTCTTCGTTGGACATAAACAAAAACACGCAAATCTAATTCAAGCCACAAAAATGATTAATCTCGCTAATTGTCACCGAAAATTAATCTTAGTTGATTCTTCCCTCGTTGTCTAATATAATATTACAGTCATTCATCTTCTCCAGCACGTGTAAGTAGCAGATTCATTGCATCTACGACACCAAGGGAGAGTACGGTCAAAGCTTCGCTTCCTGAGATAGGCATCATCA includes:
- the LOC135586379 gene encoding jasmonate-induced oxygenase 1-like, which translates into the protein MDCLQEWPEPVVHVQALSDSALTTIPDLYIKPPSERPSSDKGVATPHIPVIDLGGLAEGAAECRATICAVADACRSWGFFQVVNHGVSPDLVRKVREVWRGFFRLPMAEKQAYANNPRTYEGYGSRVGVEKGAILDWGDYFYLHLLPESIKNQDKWPALPSSCRQTVQEYGDEMVKLCGTLMKVLSISLGLDVDQLQAAFGGDDVGACLRVNYYPRCPQPELTLGLSPHSDPGGLTALLADDSVKGLQVRRGDDWVTVQPVAGAFIVNIGDQIQILSNAKYKSVEHRVTVNAAQERLSLAFFYNPRSDWPIAPVGQLVTPQRPPLYQATTFDEYRMHVRKNGPTGKTQVESLKAI